One Drosophila teissieri strain GT53w chromosome X, Prin_Dtei_1.1, whole genome shotgun sequence genomic window, ATGCATTCTCAGCGATCCAAAGAAGATATTTCACGCCATTGTTTTGACCGGCTATCAGATGACAATGTCCCCTGCCCCACACGAAGCTGCTGAAAACTGAACACTGAGATCGGAAGACTGAAGACTGGGGGCTAAAGATTAAAAGACCGAAGACTGAAGAGTGAAGAGTGAAGACTGAAGACGTGCCCAAGAACCCATCAAGTCGTCGAACTTGAACTGGTTGGGCCTCGCCGCTTTCGGGGAGAAAGTCCCACACACTGGCCGCCTAATTGAATGGCGATCGAAGACTGCATCAATATCAATGCGATCGGGTgtcttctttctttctttctttctctctcttcTTTCTTTGCCTTCCTCTTCTCTTCTTCTCTTCTTCTGCTCTGCTCCTCCCCTCGCCACTTGCGTATTATTAGTTTTTTGTGGCGTTCTGGTGGCCCACACTGCCAAGTAGTAGTCGGTAGCTAACAGGAGTGTCATCTGGTCTGGCCGGGTTCCAAGTGATCCGGTCTACTATATGCCATGcaacccatacccatacccatacccatagcCATACTGGAAACCGAACTGAAACCCCCATCTTGCATCGTTTTGAAAGAACGTGTTTGGATGCAGCGAAAACCGTTTTAGAAACGTTTGGGGAAATTGTGGCAATGAAGCCGCCAGATTCCGATTCCTTTCAGTTGCATTCGAGCCATCGGCCACAAACAAACGTCTTTTGTGATACTAGTTCTTGATCTTTTAATCTCGCTGCGGATTCGGGTTTGggcccatttttgtttggcccaGAATCGAGTTCGCCTTGTGGATCCGTGGGAGTTGAGACTTATAGAGGGGTCCGTCAATAGATGCGCATCGTACGGTTCCATTTGGAGCCGTGGCAACGCGGCGGCGGAGGATCGGTGACTCCCAGTCCTGCCCAGTCGCCCTCGCTGGCGCTCCTCTCGCCGCACGTCCTGCGTCGTCAGCGCCCCGCCAGTCTCGAGGATTTCGAGGATCTGCCCAATCTGTCGGCCAAACATCCGGCTCTGCCAGCCAGTCGCCTGCGACGCCTCAAGTGCCGCTATCCCCAGGTGGTCAAGCGACTGTCCACGCTCTGCAGCGATGTGATAGCACGCCATGTGAGAGATGTGTTCCATAACGTTTCTTTACAGGATTTCCCCTGGGATTCTCCCTTATATTCCTCAACTCATGATTATAATTCCTATTCATCCATTGCAGCCACAAACATTCGCCCTGCAGCCGGGAGAGGGCAGCCTGCGTGCTCGCCAGGATCTGGGCAGCAGCGGGGTGGAGGACATGACCCTGCTGGACGACCTGCACGAGGCGTCGCTGCTGTGGAACCTTCGCCTGCGCTACGACAAGGGTCTGATCTACACATTCGCCGGCAGCATCCTGATCGCGGTCAATCCCTACAAGATGTTCCCAGACGCCTATGGCCTGGAGGTGGCCAAGCAGTATGCCGGCCGACCACTGGGCTCCCTGCCGCCGCATCTGTTTGCCATCGGAGCGGCCGCGCATGCAGCACTACCATCGCCCCAGGTGGTGGTCATCTCCGGCGAGAGTGGCTCTGGCAAAACGGAATCCACGAAGTTGGTGATGCAGTACCTGGCGGCGGTGGTGCCCGGCGGTGGATCCGCCTCGGCAGTGATCACCGAGCAGATCCTGGAGGCAGCACCGCTGCTGGAGGCCTTCGGCAATGCCCGCACCGCCCGCAACGACAATAGTTCGCGGTTTGGCAAGTATCTGGAGGTGTACTTCAAGAGCGGCGCCATCGTGGGCGCCAAGATTACGCAGTACCTGCTGGAGAAGTCGCGCATCGTTACCCAGGCGCCCGGCGAACGCAACTACCACGTGTTCTACGAACTCCTGGGCGGCCTATCCGAAACGGAGCGATCGAAGTACGGTCTGCTGGAGGCGGACAAGTACTTCTACCTGAACCAGGGCGCCACCGACTGTGCCAGTGGCCGCGTGGACTGGGAGTCGCTGCAGGGAGCCATGCAGGTTCTTGGCGTCTCCGAGGGCGAACGCGAGGGCATCGTGCGCGTCCTGGCGGCCGTTCTCCATCTGGGCAATGTCTACTTCCATCGCCGGCAATTGAGGCACGGCCAGGAGGGCGTGGAGGTGGGTTCCGATGCCGAGATCAAGTGGGCCGCCCACCTGCTGCACATCAGCGCGGAGGGACTGCATCGTGCGCTGACCAGTCGCACCACCGAAGCTCGCGCGGAACGCCTGCATACGCCACTGGGCATCGATCAGGCGCTGGATGCCCGAGATGCCTTCGCCAAGGCTCTGTATGCGGGACTCTTCAACTGGCTGGTCTCGCGGATCAACTCGATTGTGCAGAAGGGCGGCACCCACGACGCCCATCGCATCAGCATCCTGGACATCTTCGGGTTCGAGGATCTGGCGGAGAACAGCTTCGAGCAGCTGTGCATCAACTATGCGAACGAGAATCTGCAGTTGTACTTCAACAAGCACGTCTTCAAGCTGGAGCAGGCGGAGTATGCCCGCGAGCGCCTGGAGTGGACACCGCTGGCCTGGGACGACAATCTGCCGGTGATAcatctgctggccaagaagccGGTGGGCATCTGCCATTTGCTGGACGACGAGTCCAATTTCCCGCGTGCCACCGATCTGAGTTTCCTGGAGAAGTGCCACTACAACCATGCGCTCAGCGAGCTCTACGCTCGTCCGCGGATCGGTGCCCAGGAGTTTGGGGTGACCCACTATGCGGGCCAGGTGTGGTACTGTGTGGACGGTTTCCTGGACAAGAATCGCGATGCGCTGCGTGGCGATGTCCTGGAGCTGTTGGCCTCCAGCCGTCTGCCCCTGGTGGGTGAGTTGACCAAGCAGCTGCGTGCCCAGCGGGACGCCGGAAAAACCCTGCCCAAGGGCAGCAATGGCAGGTTCGTCACGATGAAGCCGCGAACCCCAACGGTGGCAGCCAGATTTGCGGACtcactgcagcagctgctgcaatcGATGGGCAGGTGCCATCCGTGGTTTGTGCGCTGCATCAAGCCGAATCAGGAGAAGCACGCCCTCCGCATGGACATGCCGTGTGTGCTGCAGCAACTGCGATACCTGGGCATGCTGGACACCATTCAGATCCGGCAGCGCGGCTATCCGGTGCGCCTGCGCTTCCAGCACTTCGTGGAGCGCTATCGCCATCTGCTACCCTCGCCCCTGGCCAGGGGCACACCCTACCGGGAGCTGTGCCGCGCCCTGCTCGAGGCCATGCCGCGAACTGGTGTGGAGGGTCCGGACTATCAGTTGGGTGCCACCAGGGTGTTCCTGCGCGAGGCACTCCACCGGGCACTGGAGAGCGGACGCACCGAGCGGCTGCGCCGGGCGGCGGTCAGTGTGCAGCGGCATGTGCGTGGCATGCTCGTCCGCCGGCAACTGGCGCGTCGCCAGGCGGCCGCCACCCGGCTCCAGGCACGTTGGCGTGGCCAGCGGGCACAGCAGCGCTACGAGCGTCTCCGCAAGGGAGCGCTCACGGCCCAGCGACTGTGGCGCGGACGCCAGGCCAGGAGGAGGGTGCAGCAGCTGCGCTCCGATCACCGACGACGGCAGGAGGCGAGGGAGGCAGCTCAGCGAGCTCGCGAGGCACGGGAGGCCAAGCAGGCCGTCCTGGAGAGAAGCCAACTGAGCTACCTGGACATACCAGCCGAGTTGGCATTCATCTACTCCAAGCTGCAGGGCTGGTCGCCGCCGCACGGTGATCGCCACCTGGTCAAGGTGCTGGGCACCGTGCCCGGTCCACCATCGTCGGCCGTTCAGCTGCCCGAGGACTTGGCCCAGTTCTCCTTCGGGAAATTCAGCAGCGTCTACTGCAATGGCTTGCGATTGCAGCCGCGCAGGGAGCCCATCACTGCTCCGCTGCTGACCAGAGCCGCGTCGCGGGATCAGGACTTCCAGGATGCACTGGCCGTGTTCAAGCTCATCCTTCGCTGGAGCAACGACAAAGCGCTGGAAGGCGCCAAGGAGAAGCTGTTGGCCGACTACATCGTGCACAAGGCTTTGAGCTCCAGAGGATTGCGCGATGAGATCCTGGTGCAGTTGTGCAACCAGGTGCATGGCCTGCCCTCCAACTCGACAGAGGCCACTCGACTGTGGCAACTGCTGGGGCAGTGTCTGTGCTGCTTCCAGCCCAGCGCCGCCTTCAGCAAGTATCTGATGAGATTCGTGGACGACGAGGCCCCCGAGTCACTGCGTCCGCTTCTCCTGCGCCAGCTGCTCCGCCAGCAGGGCGGTGGCTCCTCCAGCGGCGCCGTGGGCGGTGGCGCCTGTCGCAGCTTCGTGCCCGCCTGGCTGGAGTGGCGTGCCTGGACCAGGGGCTGCGACATGGCCCTGCCGCTTACTCTGCCGGACGAGGCCAGTCAAACGGTGGCCGTCGACTCGTGGACCAGTTGCGAGGAGGCCGCCGCCTTGGCTGTTTCATCGTTGGGCGTGGCCAGTCGCGGCTGGACATTGGTGCTGGATGATGGCCAGCAGCTCACCGATAGCTGTGGCCTGGACTACGTGATGGATTTGATTGCGGAGAAGGAGCTGTGTCCCGCCTTTCCCGCTCCCAGAAGCGATCTATTGCGTTCGGGCGCCAAGTTCGCCAGAACCACGCTGCCGGATGCGGTGAAACGGCCAGCGGTTCCGCCACCGGCGCCACCCACTTCCAGTGGCAAGGAGGATGTGCCGCGGGAGCGAAGAAGCAGCCGGGAGCTGCTCTCCAGGAGCTCGGCGCTCAATGAGCGCTATTTTGAGCGTGAGCCCAGTCCGGGACCGGGTCAGGGACCGAGTCCCAGTCAGGCCAAGTCGCGTTCCAAGTCACTGGACGACCTGCTGGCCGGCGACATTGTTCCCGTGCCCACGGATTGCGATTCCCAGGAGCCGCTGCACACACTGGGTCTGTCGGAGAGCCGCCTGAACGATCGCTATCACTCGGCGGAGCGGCTGGCTCCAGTGGGCAAGGACACGGGTCCACGCTACCAGAAGTCCCAGCACGCCGGACGCCGCTCCCACGCTGCCTCGCATGGCTCGCACTCCAGCAAATACGCGGACAAGGCCGAGTACGCCACCAGATCCTCGGCCATGTCCGACACGAGTGAGGCGCCATCCCTGGCCTCGCATGTGAGGAGGGTAAGGGTGCCGTCGCAGGCATCGGATGTGGATCAGTTCCTGGACGATCTGTTTAGTCCAGTGCTGGACGGCTCCCTGGATGAGCTGTCCGATGCCAGGTCCTTGGCAGCGAGCATCCGAGGCGGCTGCTATGAGCTGGACAATGAAGCGGAATCGGAGATCGACGACTTGGATGACTACATCAACGATATATTCCAACCGATACCGCTGGTCGAGAGCTTAGACAAGCTGACCAGCAAGGACCAGCTGGCGGTTATCATCAAGGGTGGCGCAACGGCCAGCAATCCCCAGCAGGGGGATGAGGAATCGGAAATCGAGGATCTAGATGACTACATTAATGAGCTCTTCGAACCCATTCCAGTGGCCGAGGGACTGGACACACTGACCAGCAAGGAGCAGCTGGCAGTGAGCATCCGTGGAGGCGGCAGCACGGACAGCAATGGAGCCGATCCGCTGCTCCACCAGCTGATGCAGCTGCCCGGCGAGACGGAGTCGGGTCCGGCGCTGTaccagcagcaggtgcagcgCGCCTTCCTGCAGTCCGCCATGGCCCAGAACCTGCagatccagcagcagctgctggcccAGAACCAAGCCCTCCAGACGCTGCTCAGCCAGcaggcggcagcggcggcagccaATAGCTCCACCTCGCCGCCACCGGCTCCTCCGATCCTGAGCAGCCTGTCCATctcgccaccgccgccgcaaTCCCCGCTGCGCATGAAGGCCACCCGGAGTAGTTTGGTGGTGATGGAGTCATTGcaaccaccgccaccaccaccgccgccgccaatgccgccgccgctggagTGCAAGGATCCGTCGGAGACGCGACACTTCCTCGATCCCTACGGCAGGGCCAAGACCGTGCGGATCGGCAAGTGGCGCTGGCCACCGCCCCAGGGTGAGCCGCAGTTCCAGACCGAGGAGGACTTCTTCGCCTTCAAGATGCGCCAGCACCAGCGCAAGACGACGCCACAGGCGCAGCATCACCAGATGACCGGCAATGGAGGCATGCTGGAGGCGGGTCCTGGTGGACGCGGTGCCTCGGCCACGGCCATCGAGTGGGAGGAGTTCGAGATCGAGAGTCCCACACCGCCGCCCATGGGTGGCCAGCTAATGAGGAGCAGCATCCGCCTGGagaccaccaccacgacgACCACGTCGGCGGTGAGCAACAGGGACAGAGACCGCGATGCCCAGGATGCGCAGGGACAACCCATGCAGAGTGTGGTCACCACTAAGCTGGCCAAGAAGAGCTTCGAGATCGGAGCGGATCGTCCGCCGCCGGGCAGCGTGGGCAAACTGAAGCTCAGCTCCGAGATGCGTCAGCGGCTGGAGCAAG contains:
- the LOC122623281 gene encoding unconventional myosin-XV isoform X1; translation: MDWAEGDLVWFDPGMGHPIPGEIQEVHRAAQVIVVQALIKGKPQTFALQPGEGSLRARQDLGSSGVEDMTLLDDLHEASLLWNLRLRYDKGLIYTFAGSILIAVNPYKMFPDAYGLEVAKQYAGRPLGSLPPHLFAIGAAAHAALPSPQVVVISGESGSGKTESTKLVMQYLAAVVPGGGSASAVITEQILEAAPLLEAFGNARTARNDNSSRFGKYLEVYFKSGAIVGAKITQYLLEKSRIVTQAPGERNYHVFYELLGGLSETERSKYGLLEADKYFYLNQGATDCASGRVDWESLQGAMQVLGVSEGEREGIVRVLAAVLHLGNVYFHRRQLRHGQEGVEVGSDAEIKWAAHLLHISAEGLHRALTSRTTEARAERLHTPLGIDQALDARDAFAKALYAGLFNWLVSRINSIVQKGGTHDAHRISILDIFGFEDLAENSFEQLCINYANENLQLYFNKHVFKLEQAEYARERLEWTPLAWDDNLPVIHLLAKKPVGICHLLDDESNFPRATDLSFLEKCHYNHALSELYARPRIGAQEFGVTHYAGQVWYCVDGFLDKNRDALRGDVLELLASSRLPLVGELTKQLRAQRDAGKTLPKGSNGRFVTMKPRTPTVAARFADSLQQLLQSMGRCHPWFVRCIKPNQEKHALRMDMPCVLQQLRYLGMLDTIQIRQRGYPVRLRFQHFVERYRHLLPSPLARGTPYRELCRALLEAMPRTGVEGPDYQLGATRVFLREALHRALESGRTERLRRAAVSVQRHVRGMLVRRQLARRQAAATRLQARWRGQRAQQRYERLRKGALTAQRLWRGRQARRRVQQLRSDHRRRQEAREAAQRAREAREAKQAVLERSQLSYLDIPAELAFIYSKLQGWSPPHGDRHLVKVLGTVPGPPSSAVQLPEDLAQFSFGKFSSVYCNGLRLQPRREPITAPLLTRAASRDQDFQDALAVFKLILRWSNDKALEGAKEKLLADYIVHKALSSRGLRDEILVQLCNQVHGLPSNSTEATRLWQLLGQCLCCFQPSAAFSKYLMRFVDDEAPESLRPLLLRQLLRQQGGGSSSGAVGGGACRSFVPAWLEWRAWTRGCDMALPLTLPDEASQTVAVDSWTSCEEAAALAVSSLGVASRGWTLVLDDGQQLTDSCGLDYVMDLIAEKELCPAFPAPRSDLLRSGAKFARTTLPDAVKRPAVPPPAPPTSSGKEDVPRERRSSRELLSRSSALNERYFEREPSPGPGQGPSPSQAKSRSKSLDDLLAGDIVPVPTDCDSQEPLHTLGLSESRLNDRYHSAERLAPVGKDTGPRYQKSQHAGRRSHAASHGSHSSKYADKAEYATRSSAMSDTSEAPSLASHVRRVRVPSQASDVDQFLDDLFSPVLDGSLDELSDARSLAASIRGGCYELDNEAESEIDDLDDYINDIFQPIPLVESLDKLTSKDQLAVIIKGGATASNPQQGDEESEIEDLDDYINELFEPIPVAEGLDTLTSKEQLAVSIRGGGSTDSNGADPLLHQLMQLPGETESGPALYQQQVQRAFLQSAMAQNLQIQQQLLAQNQALQTLLSQQAAAAAANSSTSPPPAPPILSSLSISPPPPQSPLRMKATRSSLVVMESLQPPPPPPPPPMPPPLECKDPSETRHFLDPYGRAKTVRIGKWRWPPPQGEPQFQTEEDFFAFKMRQHQRKTTPQAQHHQMTGNGGMLEAGPGGRGASATAIEWEEFEIESPTPPPMGGQLMRSSIRLETTTTTTTSAVSNRDRDRDAQDAQGQPMQSVVTTKLAKKSFEIGADRPPPGSVGKLKLSSEMRQRLEQVTAGHSVRSTVSTKSEQRAPAKLEDTRKLMLQQQLGGLFASVSGGNAGPGGVVDSHATVRTQIERMEGKLSPPPAPPSGGWPGVLLPPAPSVPAPPPPIRPPSMAPPAPPPAPQSPPTARSPEPEPDYRTSSSQVVVKEHVPAFIQRQERDTFGAVRQQQLISSHHLHLEDHSASSSPAAAAWEQAERERSRSRSRSRDREDYSESVWDRAEVEGPASGSGSEKEREKRERERERLYEIRQVERERESHKVYQPAPPRVIQASMDTTGGHRREDRAGGLATFRTHMAQKYEHERKRKSSASSGMREELDSMHMTTPPPVIVPAPVPPPPSSTSPGLGVVSGVLLGSGTGGSSACLTYNRVPWKLRVRKEVFQPHEPIGPPVALDLLFAQVLGDVFGVTPCLRITPQEKSSALNMLHGHGVSVDTLSNRNGSGAGGGGGGGNGGQVRALVKRHLVDMARDWPLYFARLFAVQGAPLYPDVSIMGVSHSGLYLARRDADYLIVVQAISFGEIQSAVTLPRPAALQLNLRNGKHLALHAARAAAIQSMVTTFVQEFRKSQSKASTLSSGARAAAQTLNVPLERLESRQAHAQRTEHGVDGGSRQGEQLQQSELHHHLQQQQQQQQHHQQQQQQLEDAIEDHQLATDHQQQQQLGQQQGQQQRFLKQQSYLHSARKSNAGQQPSSLTNGQVHHQEQMLQQQQQQQQQQSQSLPHHDLDANYLQDESNGGTPPSVTKYSLLQFAMQHFRNDQLRDADRHHERHQSAANRSYAELVKWQGHAIRLPLLRLPNDLAPLALECFDCILRYCGDIPLDPDLTEVKCVYTVLMHCHKYLALRDEVYCQLMKQTTANRSPCPDSSQRAWRLLSILAAYFGCSDALRPYLMEHLTSAASDRRRSCHGTAAVCLTNLRKTARCGGRKNVPSVEEVTAVSAGRSARRQIYRLPGGAERVVNTRCSTVVADVIAELCALLGVESEAEQQEFSLYCIVQGDAFTMPLAADEYILDVTTELLKSGQPFYLIFCRSVWHFALKREPAPMPLYVEVLFNQVAPDYLEGLLLELPGNGVPVPEMVRDMARIAALLHRAADLSHVPAMKEIKFLLPKPALGIREIRPAQWVGLVQSAWPQVASLSPGQVKAQFLNVLATWPLFGSSFFAVKRIWAEEGPHVEDNHSPMWRDLILALNRRGVLFLDPNTHETLQHWSFMEVISTRKVRSEDGALFLDMKVGNLMQQRVIRVQTEQAHEISRLVRQYITMAQISQRDKRELN